From the Lysobacterales bacterium genome, one window contains:
- a CDS encoding sensor histidine kinase, with protein sequence MTGRMMGRMRWSDIETGLRARLLPPVIPPGAMPFFSLSYLLMLLFPAFMPRFPSVNWTVTAASMLVFLPMYFGFYWLRGWRRVATLIGMIALALAILPANFFANTYVIYACILAAHLSMVEMLCVFVVANAALTGTVFALGGPATTIGLINVLSGGMAMFGCRAWYQNARKNQALKLSQLEVQRIAALAERERIGRDLHDLLGHTLSVIALKSELAAKLIDRDIDAARVEIKEVERVTRQALFEVRRAVTGMRAHGLLAELASGRAALASAQVHFDYQVQPQDLPTQTENVLAMCLREAVTNIIRHAHARRCHARLDCAEARVVLEISDDGVGGVRAEGNGLSGMRERIEAAGGRLLVESPKEGGTQLRIELPMTLPEPEHALNAARHLKLVASR encoded by the coding sequence ATGACGGGCAGAATGATGGGCAGGATGCGCTGGTCGGACATCGAGACAGGACTGCGCGCGCGTTTGCTGCCGCCGGTGATCCCGCCGGGCGCGATGCCGTTTTTTTCCTTGTCCTATCTGCTGATGCTGCTGTTCCCGGCCTTCATGCCGCGGTTTCCGAGCGTGAACTGGACGGTCACGGCGGCATCCATGCTGGTGTTCCTGCCGATGTATTTCGGCTTCTACTGGCTGCGCGGCTGGCGGCGCGTGGCGACACTCATCGGCATGATCGCGTTGGCACTGGCCATCCTGCCGGCGAACTTCTTCGCGAACACCTATGTCATCTACGCCTGCATCCTCGCGGCTCACCTCAGCATGGTCGAGATGTTGTGCGTCTTCGTCGTCGCGAATGCGGCACTGACCGGAACGGTCTTCGCCCTGGGCGGGCCGGCGACGACGATCGGTCTGATCAATGTGCTGTCGGGCGGCATGGCCATGTTCGGCTGCCGCGCCTGGTACCAGAACGCGCGCAAGAACCAGGCGCTGAAGCTGTCGCAACTCGAGGTGCAGCGCATCGCCGCGCTGGCCGAGCGCGAACGCATCGGTCGCGACTTGCACGATCTGCTCGGGCATACGCTGTCGGTGATCGCGCTGAAGTCCGAGCTCGCGGCCAAGTTGATCGATCGCGACATCGATGCCGCACGGGTCGAGATCAAGGAAGTCGAACGCGTCACCCGCCAGGCCTTGTTCGAGGTGCGCCGTGCCGTGACCGGCATGCGTGCGCACGGTCTGTTGGCCGAGCTCGCGAGCGGTCGTGCGGCTCTGGCGTCGGCCCAGGTCCATTTCGACTACCAGGTGCAGCCGCAGGATCTGCCGACGCAGACCGAGAACGTGCTCGCGATGTGTCTGCGCGAGGCGGTCACCAACATCATCCGCCACGCCCATGCGCGCCGTTGTCATGCGCGACTGGACTGCGCCGAGGCGCGTGTCGTGCTCGAAATCAGCGACGACGGTGTCGGTGGCGTGCGTGCCGAAGGCAATGGCCTGAGCGGCATGCGCGAACGCATCGAAGCCGCCGGTGGCCGGCTGCTGGTGGAATCTCCCAAGGAGGGTGGCACGCAGTTGCGCATCGAGTTGCCGATGACCTTGCCCGAGCCCGAGCACGCATTGAATGCCGCGCGCCATCTCAAGCTGGTGGCCTCGCGATGA
- a CDS encoding zinc ABC transporter substrate-binding protein: protein MTSLRPICATTPFRCNTRPHWARTARTNSEVHDAHPSVVVAVPAATCAFPASAKIRVFACEPEWAALVTELAGDAVDLDVATSALQDVHQIEAKPSLIAKLRRADVLVCSGGGLEAGWLPQLIRQAGNARVASGNGAFMAVAQVNTLERPSQLDRAAGDVHPEGNPHIQMDPHRVLQVAKALALRLQQVDPANDAIYTRRLGDFGTRWSAAILRWQERAAPLRGRNIVVHHKSWVYLEEWLGLKEVGALEAKPGVPPTSAHLSSLVATTQGSNTLAIVRAAYQDAKASHWLSERTSVPAVSLPLTVGGDERSRDLFGLFDSTIDLLLGAAK, encoded by the coding sequence ATGACGAGCCTGCGCCCGATCTGCGCGACAACGCCATTTCGCTGCAATACCAGGCCGCACTGGGCGCGCACGGCGCGCACAAATTCTGAGGTTCACGATGCCCATCCGTCCGTTGTTGTTGCTGTGCCTGCCGCCACGTGCGCGTTTCCGGCATCGGCCAAGATTCGCGTGTTCGCTTGCGAGCCCGAGTGGGCGGCGCTGGTGACCGAGTTGGCCGGCGATGCCGTCGATCTCGATGTCGCGACGTCGGCCCTGCAGGACGTGCATCAGATCGAGGCCAAGCCGAGTCTGATCGCGAAGTTGCGACGTGCCGACGTGTTGGTCTGCAGCGGCGGCGGGCTCGAAGCAGGCTGGTTGCCGCAGCTGATTCGTCAGGCCGGCAACGCCCGGGTCGCGTCCGGCAATGGCGCCTTCATGGCGGTCGCGCAGGTGAACACGCTGGAGCGACCGAGCCAGCTCGATCGTGCCGCGGGCGACGTGCATCCGGAAGGCAATCCGCACATCCAGATGGACCCGCATCGGGTATTGCAGGTGGCCAAGGCGCTGGCGCTGCGACTGCAGCAGGTCGATCCCGCCAACGACGCCATCTACACCCGACGTCTCGGCGACTTCGGTACGCGCTGGAGCGCCGCGATCCTGCGCTGGCAGGAGCGCGCGGCGCCGCTGCGCGGGCGCAACATCGTCGTTCACCACAAGAGCTGGGTCTATCTCGAAGAATGGCTGGGCCTGAAGGAAGTCGGTGCGCTGGAAGCCAAGCCCGGAGTGCCGCCGACCAGTGCCCATCTGTCGAGCCTCGTTGCCACCACGCAGGGCAGCAATACGCTCGCGATCGTGCGCGCCGCCTATCAGGACGCGAAGGCGAGTCACTGGTTGTCCGAACGCACCTCGGTGCCGGCGGTGAGCCTGCCGTTGACGGTCGGTGGTGACGAACGCTCGCGGGATCTGTTCGGCCTGTTCGATTCGACCATCGACCTGCTCCTCGGGGCGGCGAAGTGA
- a CDS encoding TetR/AcrR family transcriptional regulator produces the protein MSAIIANDRAAAQRDRILCAARQCFIEHGFHAASMASIAEAADMSAGLIYRYFDSKNAIILAIIERQLAEKRADIAALQPGADFAQRVRDLVAKWRGGDVRTMNPTLFLEMSALASRDPQIASALSESDRVTRSDFATWLVQRAASGSVPMSAADAETRAFALQCLIEGLAVRIVREPDLSEPMLADMLAMNLPVLIR, from the coding sequence GTGAGCGCCATCATCGCGAACGATCGGGCCGCGGCGCAGCGCGATCGCATCCTCTGCGCCGCGCGTCAGTGCTTCATCGAACATGGTTTCCACGCGGCGAGCATGGCCAGCATCGCCGAAGCGGCGGACATGAGCGCGGGCCTGATCTATCGGTATTTCGACAGCAAGAACGCGATCATTCTCGCCATCATCGAGCGCCAGCTGGCGGAGAAGCGGGCCGACATCGCGGCACTCCAACCTGGTGCGGATTTCGCCCAGCGGGTGCGCGACCTGGTCGCGAAGTGGCGCGGCGGCGATGTCCGCACGATGAATCCGACCCTGTTCCTCGAAATGAGCGCGCTGGCATCACGTGATCCGCAGATTGCATCGGCGCTCAGCGAGTCGGACCGTGTCACCCGTTCCGATTTCGCCACCTGGCTGGTCCAGCGTGCCGCGTCCGGGAGTGTGCCGATGAGCGCCGCTGACGCCGAGACTCGCGCATTCGCGCTGCAATGCCTGATCGAAGGGCTGGCCGTACGCATCGTGCGCGAACCCGACCTGTCGGAGCCGATGCTGGCCGACATGCTGGCGATGAACCTGCCGGTGCTGATCCGCTGA
- a CDS encoding DUF1993 family protein has translation MTIQIHDASLPYLARFLRALDRMIDKAAAFAEAKQGKSAVSVEASLINARLAPDMFAFARQVQIATDMAKGCAARLANVEVPKYDDTETTFAELKARIARTVAFIESFKSDQLDGAEARTIQLKTGGREVTFTGSDYLFGFVYPNVFFHLTTAYNILRHNGVELGKMDLLG, from the coding sequence ATGACCATCCAGATCCACGACGCCTCGCTGCCGTACCTCGCCCGCTTCCTGCGCGCGCTCGACCGCATGATCGACAAGGCCGCCGCGTTCGCCGAAGCCAAGCAGGGCAAGTCTGCCGTCAGTGTCGAGGCGTCGCTGATCAACGCCCGCCTCGCGCCCGACATGTTCGCGTTCGCGCGCCAGGTGCAGATCGCGACCGACATGGCCAAGGGTTGCGCCGCGCGCCTCGCGAATGTCGAAGTGCCGAAGTACGACGACACCGAGACCACGTTCGCCGAACTGAAGGCGCGCATCGCCAGGACGGTCGCCTTCATCGAGAGCTTCAAGTCCGACCAGCTCGATGGCGCCGAAGCGCGTACGATCCAGCTCAAGACCGGCGGTCGCGAGGTCACCTTCACGGGCAGCGACTACCTGTTCGGTTTCGTCTACCCGAACGTGTTCTTCCACCTGACCACGGCTTACAACATCCTGCGTCACAACGGCGTGGAACTCGGCAAGATGGACTTGCTCGGCTGA
- a CDS encoding metal ABC transporter permease: protein MSFSLEGLDPSILGPAALAGLIVLSTHVPLGQRVLARGIIFIDLAIAQIAALGVILAQFLGVDEQSATVQVAAATAALLGAALLSWTDRRWPDYQEPLIGTLFVLAATGGLLLLANNPQGGEHLKDLLVGQILWVSYAQLWPVACLSIVMIGVLWWQRERMAGWLFYALFALAVTASVQLVGVYLVFASLIVPALATAGMSGRARLVAGYLIGALGYASGLAFSAVFDLPSGALIVWTLCATAVLAQVVPRIRRSHPAQHEQPSF from the coding sequence GTGAGTTTTTCGCTCGAAGGTCTTGATCCGAGCATCCTCGGTCCGGCGGCCCTGGCCGGACTGATCGTGCTGTCCACGCATGTGCCGCTCGGCCAGCGCGTGCTGGCGCGCGGCATCATCTTCATCGATCTTGCGATCGCGCAGATCGCCGCACTCGGGGTGATCCTGGCGCAGTTCCTCGGCGTCGACGAGCAGAGCGCGACGGTGCAGGTCGCCGCAGCCACGGCGGCCTTGCTGGGCGCGGCCTTGTTGAGCTGGACCGATCGGCGCTGGCCGGACTATCAGGAGCCATTGATCGGCACGCTGTTCGTGCTGGCCGCGACCGGCGGACTGTTGCTGCTCGCGAACAATCCGCAGGGTGGCGAGCATCTGAAGGACTTGCTGGTCGGGCAGATCCTGTGGGTGAGCTATGCGCAGTTGTGGCCGGTGGCTTGCCTGTCGATCGTCATGATCGGCGTCCTGTGGTGGCAACGCGAACGCATGGCCGGCTGGCTGTTCTACGCGCTGTTCGCGCTGGCGGTCACCGCATCGGTGCAACTGGTCGGGGTATATCTGGTGTTCGCGAGCCTGATCGTGCCGGCCCTGGCCACCGCCGGCATGAGCGGACGGGCGCGCCTGGTCGCCGGGTATCTGATCGGAGCGCTCGGCTATGCCAGCGGACTGGCGTTCTCCGCGGTATTCGACTTGCCGAGCGGCGCCTTGATCGTCTGGACGCTGTGCGCCACGGCCGTGCTGGCCCAAGTGGTGCCGCGCATCCGCCGCTCGCATCCCGCGCAGCACGAGCAGCCCTCGTTCTGA
- a CDS encoding DUF4190 domain-containing protein, with translation MTTPTRPHNTNAILSLVFGVAAWFMLPVVGAIAAVVCGHIARREIRESSGAFIGDDMAIAGMILGYLQLAMSLLLLLLIVLLFGGLAAFLGFAAAQA, from the coding sequence ATGACCACACCGACCCGCCCGCACAATACCAATGCCATCCTCAGCCTCGTGTTCGGGGTGGCCGCCTGGTTCATGCTGCCGGTGGTCGGCGCCATCGCCGCGGTCGTCTGCGGGCATATCGCCCGTCGCGAGATCCGCGAATCCAGTGGTGCATTCATCGGCGACGACATGGCCATCGCCGGCATGATTCTCGGCTATCTCCAGCTCGCCATGAGCCTGTTGCTCCTGCTGCTGATCGTGCTCCTGTTCGGCGGGCTGGCGGCCTTCCTCGGCTTTGCCGCTGCCCAGGCCTGA
- a CDS encoding aminotransferase class III-fold pyridoxal phosphate-dependent enzyme, with the protein MKLVEKLNVLRKAGGKARTTGLSDAIIERFAVRFPELVTAVDDAYARFAQIQADFPDIVAMDEAAQMLAVQEGFVNFYADDNVNPYLAIAARGPWLITLKGAVVHDSGGYGMLGFGHAPEAVLNAMGQPHVMANVMTPSLSQLRLTRALRKEIGHTRGGCPYSKFLCLNSGSESVSLAGRIADVHTKLMTDPGAPHAGWKVKRIAVKGAFHGRTELPMLYSDSSRKAYATHLASFKHHESSIITVEPYDVDALHKAFEDAAREQVHIEAMFMEPVMGEGNPGRAVPRAFYAAARELTRKHHTLLLMDSIQAGIRTTSHLSVVDYPEFAGLDAPDMETYSKALNAGQYPLSVLAVSERAEKCYRKGIYGNTMTTNPRAMDVASTVLDALTPALRANIVERGREFIAKFEQLAKELPGLITNVQGTGLLFSAELSKDFKCYGTGSTEEYLRERGFGVIHGGTNSLRFTPPFTITSDEVDLIVAGVRDALVNGPRIAVAAPKAEAA; encoded by the coding sequence ATGAAGCTCGTCGAGAAACTCAATGTCCTGCGCAAGGCCGGCGGCAAAGCCCGCACCACCGGTTTGTCCGACGCGATCATCGAGCGCTTCGCCGTGCGCTTCCCGGAACTGGTCACGGCCGTCGATGACGCGTACGCCCGCTTCGCGCAGATCCAGGCCGATTTCCCGGACATCGTCGCGATGGACGAGGCCGCACAGATGCTGGCGGTGCAGGAAGGCTTCGTGAACTTCTACGCCGACGACAACGTCAACCCGTACCTCGCCATCGCAGCACGCGGTCCGTGGCTGATCACGCTGAAAGGCGCCGTGGTCCATGATTCCGGCGGCTACGGCATGCTCGGCTTCGGCCATGCGCCGGAAGCAGTGCTGAATGCGATGGGCCAGCCGCACGTGATGGCCAACGTGATGACGCCGAGCCTGTCGCAACTGCGCCTGACGCGCGCGTTGCGCAAGGAAATCGGCCACACCCGCGGCGGCTGTCCGTACAGCAAGTTCCTGTGCCTGAATTCGGGTTCCGAATCGGTGTCGCTGGCCGGCCGCATCGCCGACGTGCACACGAAACTGATGACCGATCCGGGCGCACCGCATGCCGGCTGGAAGGTCAAGCGCATCGCCGTCAAGGGTGCCTTCCACGGCCGCACCGAACTGCCGATGCTGTACTCCGATTCGTCGCGCAAGGCCTATGCCACCCATCTCGCCAGCTTCAAGCATCACGAATCCAGCATCATCACTGTCGAGCCCTACGACGTCGACGCGCTGCACAAGGCGTTCGAAGACGCGGCGCGCGAGCAGGTGCACATCGAAGCCATGTTCATGGAACCGGTGATGGGCGAAGGCAATCCCGGTCGTGCGGTGCCGCGTGCGTTCTACGCTGCTGCGCGCGAACTCACCCGCAAGCACCATACCCTGCTGCTGATGGATTCGATCCAGGCCGGCATCCGCACGACCAGCCATCTCTCGGTCGTCGACTACCCGGAATTCGCCGGTCTCGACGCACCGGACATGGAAACCTATTCGAAGGCGCTGAATGCCGGCCAGTATCCGCTGTCGGTGCTCGCGGTCAGCGAGCGTGCCGAGAAGTGTTATCGCAAGGGCATCTACGGCAACACCATGACCACGAATCCGCGCGCGATGGACGTCGCCAGCACGGTGCTCGACGCGTTGACACCGGCTTTGCGCGCGAACATCGTCGAGCGCGGCCGCGAATTCATCGCGAAGTTCGAGCAGCTGGCGAAGGAACTGCCGGGCCTGATCACCAATGTCCAGGGCACCGGCCTGCTGTTTTCGGCCGAACTGTCGAAGGACTTCAAGTGCTACGGCACCGGCAGCACCGAGGAATACTTGCGTGAGCGCGGCTTCGGCGTGATCCACGGCGGCACCAATTCCCTGCGCTTCACGCCACCGTTCACGATCACCAGCGACGAAGTCGACCTGATCGTCGCCGGTGTCCGCGATGCGCTCGTGAATGGTCCGCGCATCGCCGTGGCAGCACCCAAGGCCGAGGCGGCTTGA
- a CDS encoding peptidase M35, with amino-acid sequence MIQRNSTAVRGLGTLVLSITAALAATSVQAAGLSVVMAPSLDKARQDIGSAVTFTMRNEGNEAISVLKWQTPFFGIEHDLFDVNVGGMDSDYNGRWIKRGAPAPDDWMTLQPGEAKSIEIDLSEAYDFSATGQYQMKYAIDLAQTGDAHDHGARRDVQSKRVESFPIQRWVDGSGIPNNYEEVFPIGMKALNPTPAFESCSTTRQSSIKTALTSARSYGINSDSYFTSKTYSTVTTRYKTWFGTATSSRFSSVKGNYDRIEYALSNTKLTFNCGCTSSAYAYVYPTQPYRVYLCNAFWSAPNTGTDSKAGTIIHELSHFDVLGNTDDIVYGQTGAKNLAISNPASAIKNADSHEYFSENTPAQN; translated from the coding sequence ATGATTCAGCGCAATTCGACCGCTGTTCGCGGTCTCGGGACGCTCGTGTTGTCGATTACCGCCGCGCTCGCGGCAACGTCGGTACAGGCTGCAGGCTTGAGCGTCGTCATGGCGCCATCGCTGGACAAGGCCCGCCAGGACATCGGCTCTGCGGTCACCTTCACGATGCGCAACGAAGGCAACGAAGCGATCAGCGTCCTGAAATGGCAGACGCCGTTCTTCGGCATCGAGCACGACCTGTTCGACGTCAATGTCGGCGGCATGGATTCGGACTACAACGGCCGCTGGATCAAGCGTGGCGCACCCGCGCCCGACGACTGGATGACCCTGCAGCCGGGTGAAGCCAAGTCGATCGAGATCGACCTGTCCGAAGCCTATGATTTCTCGGCGACCGGCCAGTACCAGATGAAGTACGCGATCGATCTGGCACAGACCGGCGACGCACACGACCATGGTGCCCGCCGTGACGTCCAGTCGAAGCGCGTCGAATCCTTCCCGATCCAGCGCTGGGTCGACGGCAGTGGCATTCCGAACAATTACGAAGAAGTCTTCCCGATCGGGATGAAGGCGCTGAATCCGACGCCGGCGTTCGAAAGCTGCTCGACCACCCGCCAGAGCTCGATCAAGACCGCGCTGACGTCGGCACGCAGCTATGGCATCAACTCGGACAGCTACTTCACCAGCAAGACCTACAGCACGGTCACCACGCGCTACAAGACCTGGTTCGGCACCGCCACCAGTTCGCGTTTCAGTTCGGTCAAGGGCAACTACGACCGCATCGAATACGCGCTGTCGAACACCAAGCTCACTTTCAACTGTGGTTGCACGTCCAGCGCCTACGCCTACGTCTATCCGACCCAGCCCTACCGCGTGTACCTGTGCAATGCGTTCTGGTCGGCGCCGAACACCGGCACCGATTCGAAGGCCGGCACGATCATCCACGAGCTCAGCCATTTCGACGTGCTCGGCAATACCGATGACATCGTCTACGGCCAGACCGGCGCGAAGAATCTCGCGATCAGCAACCCGGCGAGCGCCATCAAGAACGCCGACAGCCACGAGTACTTCTCGGAAAACACGCCGGCGCAGAACTGA
- a CDS encoding response regulator transcription factor gives MIRVVIAEDQAMVRGALAALLRLESDIDVVACAGDGEEAWEITRRLRPDVLVTDIEMPKQTGLELAKKVIDTGMPCKVVILTTFARPGYLRRALDAGASGYLLKDSPADKLADALRKVHRGGRAVDPELALDAWSEADPLSDRERQVLRLAGEGVAANDIAEQLGLSHGTVRNYLSEAIGKLGVENRIEAYRMARQKGWL, from the coding sequence ATGATCCGCGTCGTCATTGCCGAGGATCAGGCGATGGTGCGTGGCGCACTTGCAGCCTTGCTCAGACTCGAATCGGACATTGACGTGGTGGCCTGCGCGGGCGATGGCGAGGAAGCGTGGGAGATCACCCGCCGGCTGCGCCCGGATGTATTGGTCACCGATATCGAAATGCCGAAGCAGACCGGCTTGGAACTGGCCAAGAAGGTGATCGACACCGGCATGCCGTGCAAGGTGGTGATCCTGACCACGTTCGCGCGACCGGGTTACCTGCGGCGTGCGCTCGATGCCGGCGCCAGCGGCTATCTGCTCAAGGATTCACCGGCCGACAAGCTGGCTGACGCGCTGCGCAAGGTGCACCGCGGCGGCCGTGCCGTCGATCCCGAACTCGCACTTGATGCCTGGAGCGAAGCCGATCCGCTCAGCGACCGCGAACGCCAGGTGTTGCGTCTCGCGGGTGAAGGCGTGGCCGCGAACGACATCGCCGAACAGCTCGGCCTGTCGCATGGCACGGTGCGCAACTATCTGTCGGAAGCCATCGGCAAACTCGGCGTCGAAAACCGCATCGAGGCCTACCGCATGGCGCGGCAGAAGGGCTGGCTGTAA
- a CDS encoding sulfurtransferase: MVLNLAAYHFVAIADADALADRLRERLTADALRGTVLVTPEGINLFLAGAPDVLRGVVAWLRSDARFADLVVKWSESEHLPFKRLRVKRKREIITFRKDGLDPVAARAPVVDPPTLKRWLEQGRDDAGRELVLVDTRNVQEIDHGTFEGALTLPIAKFTELPDALEPHREALRDKTIVSFCTGGIRCEKAAIWMQQAGYEHVRQLDGGILGYFEQVGGYGYRDRCFVFDERVALDPALKPLHDEPIAAV; this comes from the coding sequence ATGGTTCTGAACCTCGCCGCCTATCACTTCGTCGCGATCGCCGATGCCGATGCGCTGGCCGACCGGTTGCGCGAACGCCTGACCGCAGATGCGCTGCGCGGCACGGTCCTGGTCACGCCCGAGGGCATCAACCTGTTCCTGGCCGGCGCGCCGGATGTCTTGCGGGGTGTCGTGGCATGGTTGCGCAGCGACGCCCGCTTCGCCGACTTGGTCGTGAAATGGAGCGAGAGCGAACACCTGCCGTTCAAGCGCCTGCGCGTGAAGCGCAAGCGCGAGATCATCACCTTTCGCAAGGACGGGCTGGATCCGGTCGCGGCGCGTGCACCGGTGGTCGATCCACCCACGCTGAAGCGATGGCTCGAACAGGGGCGTGACGATGCCGGCCGCGAGCTCGTGCTGGTCGACACCCGCAATGTGCAGGAGATCGATCACGGCACGTTCGAAGGCGCCCTGACCCTGCCGATCGCCAAGTTCACCGAACTCCCGGACGCCCTGGAGCCGCATCGCGAGGCATTGCGCGACAAGACCATCGTCAGTTTCTGCACCGGCGGCATCCGTTGCGAAAAAGCCGCGATCTGGATGCAGCAGGCCGGCTACGAACACGTGCGCCAGCTTGACGGCGGCATCCTCGGCTACTTCGAGCAGGTCGGCGGCTACGGGTATCGCGACCGCTGCTTCGTGTTCGATGAGCGGGTCGCGCTCGATCCGGCCTTGAAACCGCTGCACGACGAACCCATCGCTGCGGTCTGA
- a CDS encoding aldehyde dehydrogenase family protein, with protein MSAHDILKSLGLSADNSGTYLGHGEWAGTQDAGVLEPINPSTGEVISRVHASSISDYETIVQRAQEAFKTWRTTPAPKRGEAIRLCGEALRKHKDALGSLVALEMGKIKPEGDGEVQEMIDIADFAVGLSRQLYGYTMHSERPGHRMYEQWHPIGMVGIISAFNFPVAVWAWNSFIAAICGDISIWKPSPKVPLSAIAAMKICNDALKAGGFPDLFYLFNDAGTQIAQKFVDDHRIPLISFTGSTQVGRLVGERVAQRMGRSLLELGGNNAIILDESADLKIAIPGIVFGAVGTAGQRCTTTRRLFVHESIYNDVLNTLVKAYKQVESKIGDPTLATTLMGPLNDQSAVKRYLAAIELAKSHGGKVETGGAALTDRPGNFVLPTIITGVKHSDECVQTETFAPILYVMPFKGIDDAIAMQNGVPQGLSSSIFTQNVKIAEQYLSAAGSDCGIANVNIGTSGAEIGGAFGGEKETGGGRESGSDSWKAYMRRQTNTINYSDSLPLAQGIKFEF; from the coding sequence ATGTCCGCACACGACATTCTCAAGTCGCTTGGCCTCAGCGCCGACAATTCCGGCACCTACCTCGGCCACGGCGAATGGGCCGGGACCCAGGACGCGGGCGTGCTCGAACCGATCAATCCCAGTACCGGCGAAGTGATTTCGCGCGTGCATGCCAGCTCGATCAGCGACTACGAAACGATCGTCCAGCGCGCCCAGGAAGCCTTCAAGACCTGGCGCACGACGCCGGCACCGAAACGCGGCGAAGCGATCCGCCTGTGCGGGGAAGCCTTGCGCAAGCACAAGGATGCGCTCGGCTCGCTGGTCGCGCTCGAGATGGGCAAGATCAAGCCGGAAGGCGATGGCGAAGTGCAGGAAATGATCGACATCGCCGACTTCGCCGTCGGCCTGTCGCGCCAGCTGTACGGCTACACCATGCACTCGGAGCGCCCGGGCCACCGCATGTACGAGCAGTGGCACCCGATCGGCATGGTCGGGATCATCAGCGCGTTCAACTTCCCGGTCGCGGTGTGGGCCTGGAACTCGTTCATCGCGGCGATCTGCGGCGACATCTCGATCTGGAAGCCGAGCCCGAAGGTGCCGCTGTCGGCGATCGCGGCAATGAAGATCTGCAACGACGCGTTGAAGGCCGGCGGCTTCCCGGACCTGTTCTACCTGTTCAACGACGCCGGCACGCAGATCGCGCAGAAGTTTGTCGACGACCACCGGATTCCGCTGATCAGCTTCACCGGCTCGACCCAGGTCGGTCGTCTGGTCGGCGAGCGCGTGGCCCAGCGCATGGGCCGCTCACTGCTCGAACTCGGCGGCAACAACGCCATCATCCTCGACGAATCGGCGGACCTGAAAATCGCGATCCCGGGCATTGTCTTCGGTGCCGTCGGCACGGCCGGCCAGCGCTGCACGACGACGCGGCGCCTGTTCGTGCACGAATCGATCTACAACGATGTGCTGAACACGCTGGTCAAGGCCTACAAGCAGGTCGAAAGCAAGATCGGTGATCCGACCCTGGCCACGACCTTGATGGGTCCGCTCAACGACCAGTCGGCGGTGAAGCGTTACCTCGCCGCGATCGAACTGGCGAAGTCGCATGGCGGCAAGGTCGAGACCGGCGGCGCTGCACTCACCGACCGCCCGGGCAATTTCGTGTTGCCGACCATCATCACCGGCGTGAAGCATTCGGATGAGTGCGTGCAGACCGAAACCTTCGCGCCGATCCTGTACGTGATGCCGTTCAAGGGCATCGATGATGCGATCGCGATGCAGAACGGCGTGCCGCAAGGCCTGTCCTCGTCGATCTTCACGCAGAACGTCAAGATCGCCGAGCAGTATCTGTCGGCCGCCGGCTCCGACTGCGGCATCGCCAACGTCAACATCGGTACCTCGGGTGCGGAAATCGGCGGCGCGTTCGGCGGCGAAAAGGAAACCGGCGGCGGTCGCGAATCCGGCTCGGATTCCTGGAAGGCCTACATGCGCCGCCAGACCAACACCATCAACTACTCCGATTCGCTGCCGCTGGCCCAGGGCATCAAGTTCGAGTTCTGA